In Acipenser ruthenus chromosome 16, fAciRut3.2 maternal haplotype, whole genome shotgun sequence, the following proteins share a genomic window:
- the LOC131697657 gene encoding interactor of HORMAD1 protein 1-like codes for MNSSVWNIKEMFSIPTGTGANKTSSRSSAPSDYSSLTDSQFLFGSQFCPEYSQSASQEVNFPSRVPQSSQQNSQEQSEPRFSTKYQTKPYLFGGDNKEKSKGPHFGCGNTKGILEQFEVNKKKAKEKEESEFLYSGFSQLRECMEGIKLSINSIENNTDSLKRCIMEGLDLFMKTLQENMGSHYESILSALSSQSQALQEIEKRETIINSETIALSSFVLGLQESLESMKSQQSEGYENICEKLSWLSDNLQFNEILSLLNKLSAACKPIYQLKDSTVQTSPGLYEKRCLVRQEKTYFETTRVCRTSSIQTQGALAAGQGGDGESSIENRPVDNISQQCYGRGSQVPMAKTKHSPVRYAEPPKQQICRENCKDNSLESSLLYRVPYQTRSASTTATFPRIPVSVSSNQNVQPALKEQQSDQQATSNGMNVFKAQTAMNTLEQKKDLYDFETQTKINQGFKSKDKHTAIDNSPGFERINKKAIGPKKACKRQPAFQNRRNACTSKKKRKVNILKFSQSQSKKQIQALEEHEDCGADTQKSRGIFENKVGGVSIPAKNQRYQNSELKEKLIPMCYIRKSVVKTTEDAGRCILESTNASKVMNNLWDSSSQESGHTQGIAGFEKQALSWISPVMHRPPCPAVNATKTQDMQKSKMRSRICMFDTSDDSD; via the exons ATGAATTCCAGTGTGTGGAATATTAAAGAGATGTTCAGCATCCCTACAGGAACAGG AGCAAACAAAACCTCCAGTCGAAGCAGTGCTCCCAGTGACTACTCCAGTCTGACGGATTCCCAGTTCCTGTTTGGATCTCAGTTTTGCCCTGAATATTCACAATCTGCATCCCAAGAAGTGAACTTCCCATCCAGAGTACCCCAATCTTCACAGCAAAATTCTCAGGAA CAGAGTGAACCCAGATTTTCAACAAAATATCAGACCAAGCCATATCTGTTTGGTGGAGACAATAAGGAGAAAAGCAAAGGGCCTCATTTTGGATGTGGAAATACCAAAGGAATCTTGGAACAGTTTGAGGTCAACAAGAAAAAGGCCAAAGAAAAGGAAGAAAG TGAGTTTTTGTATAGTGGATTTTCACAACTTCGGGAATGTATGGAAGGG atcAAATTATCTATAAACAGCATTGAGAATAACACTGATTCTTTAAAGAGATGTATTATGGAAGGTCTGGATTTGTTTATGAAAACAT TACAGGAGAACATGGGTTCACATTATGAGTCAATACTGAGTGCACTGTCATCACAAAGCCAAGCACTGCAAGAGATTGAGAAAAGAGAGACAATT atcAACTCAGAAACCATTGCACTAAGTTCTTTTGTACTGGGCCTGCAAGAGAGTTTAGAAAGCATGAAATCTCAACAAAGTGAAGGGTATGAGAATATCTGTGAAAAGCTTAGCTGGCTATCGGATAACTTACAATTTAATGAAATCTTGTCTTTGCTTAATAAGCTGTCTGCTGCATGTAAACCTATATATCAGTTAAAAGACAGCACTGTTCAGACTTCCCCTGGTCTATATGAAAAACGGTGTCTTGTCAGGCAGGAAAAGACGTACTTTGAAACCACCAGGGTATGTAGAACCAGCTCGATTCAGACGCAAGGTGCTTTGGCAGCAGGGCAGGGAGGTGATGGGGAATCATCAATCGAAAACAGACCTGTTGATAATATTAGCCAGCAATGCTATGGCAGGGGCAGTCAGGTCCCAATGGCAAAGACGAAACATAGCCCTGTTAGGTATGCTGAACCGCCTAAACAGCAAATATGTAGAGAAAACTGTAAAGACAATTCATTGGAGAGTTCTTTGTTGTACAGAGTACCATACCAAACACGTTCTGCATCTACCACTGCTACATTTCCTAGGATCCCTGTTTCAGTCAGCAGCAACCAAAATGTTCAGCCAGCTTTAAAGGAGCAGCAGTCAGACCAACAGGCAACCTCTAATGGAATGAATGTGTTCAAGGCACAGACAGCAATGAATACATTGGAACAGAAAAAAGATCTGTATGACtttgaaacacaaacaaaaattaaCCAGGGTTTCAAAAGTAAAGATAAACACACTGCCATAGACAACAGCCCAGGATTTGAGAGGATTAATAAGAAAGCCATAGGGCCTAAGAAAGCATGCAAAAGACAACCAGCTTTTCAAAATAGACGCAATGCATGCACATCCAAGAAAAAGAGAAAGGTAAACATTTTGAAGTTTTCACAAAGTCAGTCCAAGAAACAAATACAAGCTCTAGAGGAACATGAAGACTGTGGAGCAGATACCCAAAAGAGCAGGGGTATCTTTGAAAACAAGGTTGGGGGTGTAAGTATTCCTGCTAAAAACCAAAGATATCAAAATTCAGAACTGAAAGAGAAATTAATACCAATGTGTTACATCCGTAAGAGTGTGGTTAAAACCACGGAAGATGCAGGGCGCTGTATACTAGAGTCCACTAATGCTTCTAAAGTAATGAATAATCTGTGGGACTC